A window of Candidatus Dependentiae bacterium genomic DNA:
AGGAAAACCTCATCATGCTGGTTCAAACATGCTGAGAAATCATCATGCAGCATACAATGCAACAATTATTGAACACCTACAAGAACACAACGCACCATTTATTGGAATCGGCAACATGGATGAATTTGCAATGGGAAGTACTGGCGAATATTCAGCATTTGGCGCTGCAAAAAATCCGTGGGACATTACGCGCTCTCCTGGCGGTTCATCTTCGGGTATTTCTGCAGCAGTTGCTGCCGGAATGGTACCCTGGGGGATTGGCACAGAAACTGGTGGATCTGTGCGTCAACCTGCAGCTTTTTGCAACCTTGTTGGACTGTATCCAACCTACGGCCTCTTTTCTCGATACGGATTAATCGCATTTGGTTCATCTCTTGATCAAGCGGGTCCAATAACAAGAACCGTATACGACAATGCACTGATTGCGTCAGCACTATCTGGCCACGATCCAAAAGATTCAACCTCACTTCCTGAACCAAAAAAAGATTACACTAAAAAACTTGATGGAAAAATGCCCGAAAATTTAACCATCGGCGTTTTCAAAGAAGCCCTTTCTGGTGAAGGAATAGATCCTCAAATTTTTGCAAACTTCAAAGAAAATCTTGCCGCTTTAGAAAAATTAGGCTGTAAAATTAAAACAATCGAACACAAAACACTCAAACATGGTGTTACTCTCTATTTCATTCTGAGCCGAGCAGAAGCCGCATCTAACCTTTCACGCTTTGATGCAACACTCTATGGAACTCGCGCAAAAGAATACGAAAACTTGCAAAGCATGATTATAAAAAGTAGAACAGAAGGATTTGGCACAGAAGTAAAACGCCGAATCATGATGGGAAACTATGTGCTTTCATCGGGACATCGTGAATTTTATGACCAAGCAAACACCATCAGACAAATGATTCGAAACGAATTTGATGTAGCATTTATGGACGTTGATCTCATTGTTTCACCAACAACGACCACGCTGCCATTTAAATTTGGCGAAGCTGAAGCAAACCCTCTTGCTATTTACATGTCAGACTACTTCAGTGTTCCAATTTGTATTGCAGGATTGCCATCAATTTCGATTCCTGGTGGTTTTTCCAAGGAAGGTCTTCCGATTGGGTTTCAATTCATCGGAAATAGGCTCTGCGAAGAATTATTGTACAGAGTTGCACACGCACTCGAGCAAGAAACAGGCCACTTTCAAAAAACACCCGAAAAACAACTAGCCGAACTATAAAAAAGGGGTTACAAAACCCCTTTTTCTCAAAACATCATGGTTAGGACTATCTTTTAATTAAAATTTTTGGTAAAAAATAAGTGTATGTGCGCCTATAGCTCAATCGGATAGAGTGCCGGACTTCGAATCCGTAGGTTGTAGGTTCGAGTCCTACTGGGCGCACCATTTCTCTTTTATCTTTTAATGGATATACACTCACTTTTTTTTATTATATTATCTGACCCGATGCGCCTATAGCTCAGTAGGATAGAGCGTGCGATTCCTAATTGCAAGGCCACAGGTTCGACTCCTGTTAGGCGCACCACTAAATAATCCCAACTCAAAAAACAGCGCAAATTAAAGATTTTCAGTTCAATAAAAACCTATCGAAACAGATTTACGAATTGATAAAATTATTTATACAAACGCATTACTCACTAAAAAACAAAAAAAGGGAATCAAAATGATAAAAAAAATTTCAGGTTATTTATTAATAATCCTTTTAGGAACAACTTCATCAGTTGTAACTCATCCGAACGATGAAGAAGAACAACCGGCACAAAGAACTAAAAAACGTCGTAGTAATCGCAGAAAAAATAAATACAATAAAAGATGTAATGTCAAAGAAATCAATAAGACGCTTAAAGACATGAGGAATTTTTACAATTCTGAGAAAGAAAAAGAATCACCCTTGTATGAGTTAAACCTTGAGACCTTTTCTGAGGTTCTTGATTTACAAAAAAATGGATCTTCTAAATACTAAAAAAGCCTGAGAAAAACTCAGGCTTTTTTTAATCAGTTTTTAAAACAGATTGTTCGATTACAGAAACAAGGTCTTTAACTGTTTTTATAGAATCGGCAGCATCATCTGATATTGCAATACCAAAATCCTCTTCGATCAACATCACAAGTTCAACTCGATCAAGAGAATCGAGTCCTAATGAATCCAATGTTGCATCATTTGAAAAAACTATTTTTCTTTGTGGCGCTAATTTTTGTTCAACAATAATTTTTAGTCGCTCATATATTTCATTTTGATTCATACAATACTCTTACTTTTTCGTTAATTATTGAGCGCGTCAAGCAACCGCACAATATCTTGTGTGCTGTTTATCGAAAAAATTTGCTTATCTGGCCATTCTCTGCGAAGCATTTTTGCAAATTTATCGTTTGGTCCTACCTCAATAATTATATCCATGTCTTTAAAATATTGCATACTTTGCCACCAATAAATATGCGAACTTGTTTGGCGTACCAATGATAATTTAATTTCAACCGGGGTCTGAATTTTTTGTGCCATAATATTATTTATCAAGGGAATCTCAAGCGGCTTAAAATCAACTTTAACAAGATACTTTGAAAATAAATTTTCAGCCTCACGCAGCAGTCGAGAATGAAAGGCGCCTTCAACCGGCAACATAACAGCTTTTCCACGCATTATTTCAACATCAGACTTAACATGCTGCAATTCAACAGTCGTACCAGAAACAACAATCTGCGATGATGAGTTATAGTTTGCAATTTCTGCCACATGCTCATTGTTTTCTGGCTGATCGTATTGCGCGCAAATAATACGTAATTTTTCTTCTGAAAATCCAAGCACCGCCAACATTGACCCATTTTGCTCTTTTATGTATCGATCCATGATAGCTGCTCGCTTATTAAGCAAATAAAGCGTATCTGGAAAATTCAACCCACCAACAGCATGAATAGCAGAATACTCACCAAGCGAATGACCCGCTACCAAATCAGGAACAATCCCATATTTTTCTCTTAACAATTTATAAATAGCCGCAGAAACAACAAAAATAGCGGTCTGAGAGTTAATTGTTTCCTTTAAAATTTTTTCTGAAGACGCAAAACACATCTGAACAAAGTTAATATCAAGACATAATGAAGCTTCTTCAAAAATTTCTTGCACAATACGTTCTTGGTCGTACAATTCTTTGCCCATACCAACAAATTGCGTACCTTGACCAGGAAAAATCATTCCAATTTTTTTTTTAACTTCACCAGGAACGTAGCGCATTTTTATTAACTCCAAAAAAGAATGTTTTTATCTCTCGAACAGTAGTAAAAAAAGATTCACCACGGTGTCCACATTTCATCTTATTCCAAATAAAAAGACCCCGGTTTTTCCGGAGTCTTTTTATAAATACGCTAATAAAATATATTAACAATCAAGCAATGCAACTCTTTCTTTTGCCAGAGATGCCCATGAAGATTTAGGAGTAAGCCCAAGCGCTGTTGTTTTTTTATTTGTAGATACAATCAGCTGTCCCCACCACAAACGCGCTTCTTGATAATTTTGTAATTTCCAAAAATATTCACCTAGATAAAACAACGCCGCATCGCAAACACTAGATGATTCATCGGCACACAAATCTTTGAGCTCTGAAACACCCTGCGCACGAATGCCTTCATCTTTCGAATCCAAGTCCATCAAGGCGACCGAAAGACCATAAACATTCTTTAGATCTGTACTTGCACAAGCTTTTTTTGCTGCCAAAAAATGGTTACGTGCTTCTTCATGCTTATCCATAGACTCATATGCTCT
This region includes:
- a CDS encoding ACP S-malonyltransferase; the encoded protein is MRYVPGEVKKKIGMIFPGQGTQFVGMGKELYDQERIVQEIFEEASLCLDINFVQMCFASSEKILKETINSQTAIFVVSAAIYKLLREKYGIVPDLVAGHSLGEYSAIHAVGGLNFPDTLYLLNKRAAIMDRYIKEQNGSMLAVLGFSEEKLRIICAQYDQPENNEHVAEIANYNSSSQIVVSGTTVELQHVKSDVEIMRGKAVMLPVEGAFHSRLLREAENLFSKYLVKVDFKPLEIPLINNIMAQKIQTPVEIKLSLVRQTSSHIYWWQSMQYFKDMDIIIEVGPNDKFAKMLRREWPDKQIFSINSTQDIVRLLDALNN
- the gatA gene encoding Asp-tRNA(Asn)/Glu-tRNA(Gln) amidotransferase subunit GatA, giving the protein MNPFSTIKDLKEQIKNKSISANEALSFFQKRTQQLNEKLNAFTHIFEPEKLSTDNSSHFSLAGIPGIIKANIAVKGKPHHAGSNMLRNHHAAYNATIIEHLQEHNAPFIGIGNMDEFAMGSTGEYSAFGAAKNPWDITRSPGGSSSGISAAVAAGMVPWGIGTETGGSVRQPAAFCNLVGLYPTYGLFSRYGLIAFGSSLDQAGPITRTVYDNALIASALSGHDPKDSTSLPEPKKDYTKKLDGKMPENLTIGVFKEALSGEGIDPQIFANFKENLAALEKLGCKIKTIEHKTLKHGVTLYFILSRAEAASNLSRFDATLYGTRAKEYENLQSMIIKSRTEGFGTEVKRRIMMGNYVLSSGHREFYDQANTIRQMIRNEFDVAFMDVDLIVSPTTTTLPFKFGEAEANPLAIYMSDYFSVPICIAGLPSISIPGGFSKEGLPIGFQFIGNRLCEELLYRVAHALEQETGHFQKTPEKQLAEL
- a CDS encoding tetratricopeptide repeat protein; translated protein: MNLSSVFFNIQLAYEVFVIWVLNHWRGLFTLLLCGILSVLGYFAHQAYKVSVEEEAHKAFLSVTRVVGAEVSAEAKKNPEKLLVAQQQKNEALLAAADLFLNQHSGSAYAPAVHGFIARAYESMDKHEEARNHFLAAKKACASTDLKNVYGLSVALMDLDSKDEGIRAQGVSELKDLCADESSSVCDAALFYLGEYFWKLQNYQEARLWWGQLIVSTNKKTTALGLTPKSSWASLAKERVALLDC
- a CDS encoding acyl carrier protein, whose protein sequence is MNQNEIYERLKIIVEQKLAPQRKIVFSNDATLDSLGLDSLDRVELVMLIEEDFGIAISDDAADSIKTVKDLVSVIEQSVLKTD